The window GACGCCTGCGGGTGCTGGTCTATACGGTCAACGACGAGGCCCAGGCTCGTCGCCTGCTCAAGATGGGGGTCGACGGGGTGTTCACGAATTTCCCCCGGCTGCTGGAGAAGACCGCATGAAGGTCCTGAAAGCGCCGGCGCCGTCCGCCGCGGAGCTCCGCCGCGAGATCGACCGCCTCGCCGGCGCGGGACTGGCGGACCTCGGCTTCTGCGAGAAGGACTTGGCCCAGGCGGCCTCCCTGACCTGGAGGATCAACGCCCTCAAGGGCCCGCGCCAGGCCGTCATCCCGGGACATGTCTACCAGAGGCCGGAGCTCCTCGTGGGCGTGGCCGACTTCGTGGGCGACTCCTACAAGCTGGCCAAGCTCTGCGCGCAATCGCCGGCCAAGACCATCGTCTTCTGCGGCGTGCGCTTCATGGCCGAGACGGCCAAGATCCTCAACCCGGAGAAGACGGTGCTCCTGCCCGCCTCCGGGGCCGGCTGCTCGCTCTCCGAGAGCATCACGGCCGCGGAGGTGCGCCGGCTCAAGGCCGCGCACCCCGGCGCTCCGGTGGCGACCTACATCAACACCTCGGCCGAGGTCAAGGCCGAATCGGACGTCATCGTGACCAGCGCCAACGCGGCCCGCATACTCGGCCGGCTATTCGCCAAGCACCCCAAGGTGATCTTCGTCCCGGACGAGATGATGGGCCGCAACCTGGCCGCCGCTTTGGGCAAGAAGGTCGCAGAGGAGCTCATCATCTGGAAGGGCACCTGCATCGTGCACGATAAGTTCGACGCCTTCGCGATCGCCCTCTACCGCAAGATTTACCCGGGCCTGAGGATCCTGGCGCACGCGGAATGCAGCCCGGCGCTGGTGGCTTTGGTCGATTTCGTGGGCGGCACCGGGGACATGATGAGCTACGTGGAGAGGACCCGGGCGCCGTACTATATGCTGGTGACCGAGTGCGGCCTGGGTGAGCTGGCCCGCACGCGCTTCCCGGAGAAGAACTTCGTGTTCATGTGCCGGCTGTGCCCCTACATGAAGATGACCGACCTGCGCGGCGTCCTGCGCGCGCTCGAGGACCCGCCGCTCTCCGCCCGCATCGAGGTCCCCGCCGAGACCGCGGCCCGGGCCAAGGCCGCGGTGCGCCGCATGTTCGAGCTGGCCGAAGACACGGTCAAGCTCTGACCGGCTGAGTCGAGCCCTCTGCGAGCGGGGCGGTCAAGGATTGGCGGAGGCGGGATTCCCCTTGATCGGAACCGCGGCCAGCGGGCTCGGTCCAGCCAAGGTCGCGGGGGCAGGCGTAGCGGCATCGGCTGACTGCGGAGGGTAAGGATCCAGGCGCTGGGGGACGTAGATGTGGACCAAGCCGGCGTTGGCCGCCTTGGCGAGGCAGTCGAGCTTGACCTCGTGGAACTTGTAGCTGGAGGCGCGCAGGGGCTCGATCGAGGAGATCACCTCGATATGGCCGGAGCGGTTGTTGAAGCCGCAGGCCTTGCGGTCGAAGACCACGATGCTGCCCTTGACCAGGGGGTCCACGCGCAGGTCGAGCCGCCGCAGGGGCGCCTGGCGGCCGAGGAAAGGATCCCGCTGCCAGCGTGACTCGAGCTTGTTCATGGCCCAGGCGAAGCTGTAGGCCCGGCGCGGCCGCCGCCAGTCGCCTTTGGCCGTGACTTCGGTGCGATAGTCGTCGGTCCAGAGGTCGGTCTTCTGGAGCGCCATGCGCACCCACTCGTAGCAGCGCCCGCGCCGGCGGCGGCGCGTGTGCCGGTTCCAGCCGTCGGCGCCCTCGGCTGCCGCCGAGGCCAGTTCGTCGGCGCGCTTCCAGTCGATGGCGTCGAGCACGCTCTGGGACGGCCCTGGCGGCTCGGGCGGCGCGGTCACCACGGCGCGTCCGCGGCGCCGTTTGCGCCCCGGGCGCGCGGCCTTCTGGGGCTGCGGGCCCGCGGCCAAGGCCGGCTTGCCGAAGATGTCGGCCACATAGAGGCAGCGCTTCTGAGAGTTCGGCGCGCGCACGGCCTCGGTGAGCTCGGAGAAACCCTGCTCCTGCTGGGGCGTCAGGCCCTGGTCCCGGAGCCTGAGCCGGTCGCGGTATTTCGGCAGGGCCGATTCCGGAGGTTCGATGCCCAGGCGCGCGGCCACGTGCACGACCATGTCGGCGTAGACGGACATGTCCTCCGGGCCGCGCCCCAGCGTCAGATAGGCGATCTGCGACGCCAGAGACTTGAGGTCTGCGATGTCCTTGGCGAAGACGTCGACGAAGTTCTTCGGGAAAGGGGTGCCGGTCTGGGGCGGCGGCGTGCGGCCGCTCGGGTCCAGGAAGCAGGCCCGGGCCTGGGAGAGGAATTCCCGGCGGAACGAGGCCATGACGCCGGGGTCCGGGGCCCACGCGACGGCCGGCGCTTCGGGGTTCTGTTCGTCGCCCTTGACCTGGGCCGAGACGGTGCCCGCAAACGCCAAGCTGAAGGCGCAGGCCAGGAGCTGACGGCTCCACCGATGTTCCGGCATCATGAAGATTGTAGTTTCCCTCGCCGATGAAGTCAAGGCGGACTCAGTGAAAACGTAATATCTTTCGATTAATGACGCTCCCGAGCGGATATAATATCATGGCAGCCTAATCCATGGACAAGACCTTCGAACTGCTGGCTCCAGCCAAGGACCTCGCCTGCGGGCTCGCGGCCTTGGAATGCGGCGCGGACGCGGTCTATATCGGCCCGGAGCGCTTCAGCGCGCGCCAAGCGGCGGCCAATCCGCGCTCCGTCGTGGCCAAGCTCATCGCCCGGGCGCACCTTTTCCGCGCCAAAGTCTATGCCGCGGTCAACACCATCCTGCGCGACGATGAGCTGGAGCCCGCCCGCCGGCTCATCGGCCAGCTCTGGGAGGATGGGGTGGACGCGGTCATCATCCAGGACTTCGGCCTCCTGGAGCTGGACTTGCCGCCCGTGCCGCTCATCGCCAGCACGCAGATGCACACCGCCGCTCCGGAGCGCGTGCGGTTCCTGCGGGATGTCGGTTTCCAGCGCGCGATCCTGGCGCGCGAGCTGTCGCTCGAAGAGATCCGGAAGGTCGCCGCGGAGGCGCCGGGCATCGAGCTGGAAGCCTTCGTGCATGGCGCGCTCTGCGTCTCTTACAGCGGCCGCTGCTACCTGAGCTACGCCTTGGGCGGCCGCAGCGCCAACCGCGGCGAATGCGCCCAGCCCTGCCGCAAGCCGTACCGGGTGACGGACGGCACAGGCCTGATCATCGCGGAGAACTGCCACGCCTTGTGCCTGAAGGACCTCAACCTTTCGAGCCAGCTCGAAGCGCTCATCGCGGCGGGCGTCACATCGTTCAAGATCGAGGGGCGCCTCAAGGACGCGGCCTACGTGAAGAACACGGTCCTCTGGTACCGCCGCGCGCTCGATTCGGCCCTGGCCAAGTCCGGCGGGAGGAAAGCCTCTTCCGGCACGGTGAGCGCCGATTTCGCGCCGGACTTGGCCAAGACCTTCAACCGGGGCTATACCACGTATTTCCTCAAGGGGCGCGACCCGGCGCTGCATGACCATGCCGCACCCAAGTTCACGGGCGCGGCGGTGGGGGTGGTGCGCTCGGTGCGCGGCAACCGCATCGACCTGGAGGCTCCGGCCGCCCTGCACCCGGGCGACGGGCTGGCGTATTTCGACGAGAAGGGCTGCCTGTGCGGCACGCCGGTGAACAAGGTGGAGGGGGGGGGGATCTGGGTGGAGTACGCGCGGGGCCTGGTCCGCGGCACGCGGCTGTTCCGCAACCACGACCGGCTGTGGCTTCGGGCTCTGGAGAGCGCGCGCATCGAGAGGCGCATCGGCGTGGCGCTGGAGCTCAAGGAGACCAAGGCCGGGCTGGAGCTGCTCTTGCGGGATGAGGACGGCGTGGAGGCTCGCGCCGAGGCCGTCTGCGAGAAGGCCAAGCCGAAGGACGGCGGTCAGGCCTTGGAGACGATGCGGCGTCAGTTGGCGAAGCTGGGGGGGACCGGGCTGGCGGCGGGCCGCGTCGCGGTCCCGGAGCGCCCGATGTTCGTGCCGGTCTCGGTCTTGAACGAGCTGCGGCGGCAGGCCGCGACGGCTTTGATCGAGGCCCGTCTGAAGAGCCATCCGCGGGACCTGCGCCGGCCGGCCCAGGCCGACGCCGTCTATCCGGAGAGCGAGCTGGGGTTCGAGGCCAATGTCATGAACCGGCTGGCGGAGAAGTTCCTGCGGGCGCACGGAGTGAGATCCGTCCCGCGCGCTTTGGAGGCGGGCCGGGTGCCCAAGGGGACTCGCCTCATGACCTGCCGGTACTGCCTGCGCCGTGCCCTGAAGTCATGCGGAGGGGGCAAGCCGGTGGCGCCGTTGTTCTTGGCTGACGGGGACGGCGCGCGCCTGCGCCTGGAGTTCGACTGCGAAGCCTGCCGGATGGAAGTCTACGGATCGTAGCTGGGAGCTACTCCTTTACCAGCTCCAGGACCATATCGCCGTCGGCGTCCTGCACCCGTCTCTCGACTTTGAGCAGAGCCAGCGCCCGCCGCGTCGCCGCAAGGAAAACGCTGACGATCAGGGCCATGACCCCCAGCGAGAGCGCGGTCAGAAAGTAATCCCCCTTGGGAAGGTAGTTGGTGGCGATGTTGAGGCAGCCGGCGTAGAGCGCCGTCGCGGCCATCACGGAGCCCGGGACGGCGGTGATCCAGGCGGACCTCGACTTACCCAGCCGGAGCAGCATGACCGTGGCGATGATCAGAGCGCCCGAGGCCAGGAGCTGGTTGCTCATGCCGTAGAGCGGCCAGATGGTCGTGATGTCCCCGGTGTAGACCAGATAGCCCCATGCCGCGGTGAAAAGGGATCCACTCAGGACGATGCCCGGCATCCAGGCCTTCCTCCGGAACTTCGGGAAGACCCTGCCGAGGGACTCCTGCACCAGGAACCTCCCCACCCGGGTTCCCGTATCGACGGCGGTGAGGATGAACACGGCTTCGAACATGATCGCGAAGTGATACCAATACGCCATCAGCCCTTTCATGAAGGGGACCTGGGAGAATATGTGCGCCATGCCCACCGCGAGGGAAACGGCTCCGCCCGTGCGGCCTTGGAGCTGCTCGCCGACCGACTGGGCCAAAGCGGGGAGGTGGACGGGGATTATTCCCAGCTTGGCGTAAGCCGCCGGAGCCGCGTTGATGGCGAAGTAATCGGCCGGGAGCAGGACGCAGGCCGCCACCAGGGCCATGACGGCCACGAACCCCTCGACCAGCATGGCCCCGTAGCCGATGAACAGGATATCCCGCTCGTCGGCGATCATCTTCGGGGTCGTCCCGGAGCCGATGATCGCATGGAACCCCGACAGGGCGCCGCAGGCGATGGTGATCATGACGAAGGGATAGACGCGGCCCGGGATGATCGGCCCGCCGCCGTGGATGAAGGGGGTCAGGGCCGGCATCTGGAAATCCGGCCGGACGATGAAGATGCCGCCGACAAGCATCACGACGGTCCCGATCTTCAGGTAGGTGGAAAGGTAATCTCGGGGGCAGAGCAGGACCCAGACCGGCAGCGAGGCGGCGATGAACCCATAGACCGGGATGATGATCGCCAGTTGGCTGCGCGAGAACGTGAAGCAGGGCGCCCAGAACGGGCTGGCCGCCACATGAGGCCCGGCCCAGATCACCACGGCCAGGAGCGCCACGCCCATCAGGCTCGCCCCGGCCACGTCCCCCGGACGGAACCTGTGCAGCCAGAGGCCCATGAGCAGGGCGATCGGCATGGTTGCGAAGACGGTGAAGGTCCCCCAGGGGCTGGCGGCCATGGCGTTGACGACCGCCAGCGAGAGCCCGGCGAGGGTCAAGATGAGGATGGAAAGGACCGCCAAAGATGCGGCCAGCCCCGCGGTCTTGCCGATCTCGCTCTCGGCGATCCTGGAGATGCTCTGCCCCTTGTGCCTTACGGAAGCGAAAAGCACGACCATGTCGTGGACGCCTCCCGCCAGCACCGTGCCGATGATGATCCACAGCGCCCCGGGCAGGTAGCCGAACTGCGCGGCCAGGACCGGTCCCAACAGCGGCCCGGCCGCGGCGATGGCCGCGAAGTGGTGCCCGAAGAGGACGTACCGGTTGGTCTTGACATAGTCGTGGCCGTCCGCCAGGGCGACCGCAGGCGTGGCCCGCCGGGACTGCAAGCCCAGGACCTTGTCGGCGATGTACAACCCGTAGAACCGGTAGGCGATCGCGAAGGTGCACA of the Elusimicrobiota bacterium genome contains:
- the nadA gene encoding quinolinate synthase NadA, giving the protein MKVLKAPAPSAAELRREIDRLAGAGLADLGFCEKDLAQAASLTWRINALKGPRQAVIPGHVYQRPELLVGVADFVGDSYKLAKLCAQSPAKTIVFCGVRFMAETAKILNPEKTVLLPASGAGCSLSESITAAEVRRLKAAHPGAPVATYINTSAEVKAESDVIVTSANAARILGRLFAKHPKVIFVPDEMMGRNLAAALGKKVAEELIIWKGTCIVHDKFDAFAIALYRKIYPGLRILAHAECSPALVALVDFVGGTGDMMSYVERTRAPYYMLVTECGLGELARTRFPEKNFVFMCRLCPYMKMTDLRGVLRALEDPPLSARIEVPAETAARAKAAVRRMFELAEDTVKL
- a CDS encoding U32 family peptidase; its protein translation is MDKTFELLAPAKDLACGLAALECGADAVYIGPERFSARQAAANPRSVVAKLIARAHLFRAKVYAAVNTILRDDELEPARRLIGQLWEDGVDAVIIQDFGLLELDLPPVPLIASTQMHTAAPERVRFLRDVGFQRAILARELSLEEIRKVAAEAPGIELEAFVHGALCVSYSGRCYLSYALGGRSANRGECAQPCRKPYRVTDGTGLIIAENCHALCLKDLNLSSQLEALIAAGVTSFKIEGRLKDAAYVKNTVLWYRRALDSALAKSGGRKASSGTVSADFAPDLAKTFNRGYTTYFLKGRDPALHDHAAPKFTGAAVGVVRSVRGNRIDLEAPAALHPGDGLAYFDEKGCLCGTPVNKVEGGGIWVEYARGLVRGTRLFRNHDRLWLRALESARIERRIGVALELKETKAGLELLLRDEDGVEARAEAVCEKAKPKDGGQALETMRRQLAKLGGTGLAAGRVAVPERPMFVPVSVLNELRRQAATALIEARLKSHPRDLRRPAQADAVYPESELGFEANVMNRLAEKFLRAHGVRSVPRALEAGRVPKGTRLMTCRYCLRRALKSCGGGKPVAPLFLADGDGARLRLEFDCEACRMEVYGS
- a CDS encoding carbon starvation protein A, which gives rise to MNALTLVLVTLCTFAIAYRFYGLYIADKVLGLQSRRATPAVALADGHDYVKTNRYVLFGHHFAAIAAAGPLLGPVLAAQFGYLPGALWIIIGTVLAGGVHDMVVLFASVRHKGQSISRIAESEIGKTAGLAASLAVLSILILTLAGLSLAVVNAMAASPWGTFTVFATMPIALLMGLWLHRFRPGDVAGASLMGVALLAVVIWAGPHVAASPFWAPCFTFSRSQLAIIIPVYGFIAASLPVWVLLCPRDYLSTYLKIGTVVMLVGGIFIVRPDFQMPALTPFIHGGGPIIPGRVYPFVMITIACGALSGFHAIIGSGTTPKMIADERDILFIGYGAMLVEGFVAVMALVAACVLLPADYFAINAAPAAYAKLGIIPVHLPALAQSVGEQLQGRTGGAVSLAVGMAHIFSQVPFMKGLMAYWYHFAIMFEAVFILTAVDTGTRVGRFLVQESLGRVFPKFRRKAWMPGIVLSGSLFTAAWGYLVYTGDITTIWPLYGMSNQLLASGALIIATVMLLRLGKSRSAWITAVPGSVMAATALYAGCLNIATNYLPKGDYFLTALSLGVMALIVSVFLAATRRALALLKVERRVQDADGDMVLELVKE